In the genome of Nitrospirota bacterium, the window GGCGGTATACCAATCATAAAGGTTCTTAAAGAAAGTCTTGTGGCCAACAGGATTCTTTCAATTTACGGCATCATAAACGGCACTTCCAACTATATACTCACAAAGATGACAGAGGATGGCATTGATTTTTCAGATGCACTCAAAGAGGCCCAGAGTCTGGGTTATGCAGAGACCGATCCAACCCTTGACATTGAAGGATTTGATACAGCTCACAAACTCACGATCATCTCCTCACTGGCCTTTGGCATTCCCCTCTCTTACGAGAAGATTCACATTGAAGGGATTACAAGACTCACGTTACAGGATATAGAGTTTGCCGGAGAATTAGGTTACAAGATAAAGCTTCTTGCGATTACAAAGTCTGTAAACGGAGAGGTTGAGCTCAGGGTGCATCCAACCATGATACCTGAAAAATACCTGATATCCAGGGTTGACGGCGTCCTGAATGCTGTTTACGTTATGGGAGATGCAGTTGGCGAAACCCTTTATTATGGCAGAGGGGCAGGAGATATGCCGACAGGCAGTGCTGTTGTGAGTGACATTGTGGACATAGCACGAGATATTAAGAACAAAGGTGTCTCCTCTCATGGTATTGAGTTTATCGGGAAAAGGAGTGACCTTAAAATAAAGGCTATAGGTGACATAGAATCCATGTACTATTTCAGGTTCACCGCCCTTGACCGTCCTGGTGTCCTCTCCAGGATATCCGGAATCCTCGGGGAGTATAATATAGGCATAGCTGCAGTTATACAGAAGGGCAGACGGGCCGGTGCAGCAGTTCCGCTTGTAGTGCTGACTCATAAGGCAAGGGAGCGTGATGTTCAGAAGGCCCTTCAGGAAATAGACAGGCTCGACGTCGTAGCCGACAGGACAGCCTTTATACGTGTTGAAGGCGAGGAAACAGAGGGATTAAACGATTGACGAAGGACGATTTAATCTGGTAATCTTCAATTCTTGAAGAGGAGGCAATTTATGGAAGAGATTAAGCCGGATAAGACCATTAACATAAAAGGCCTGGTCTGCCCTTATACCTTTGTAAAATCCAAACTCGCTATAGAGGATATGGAGGTTGGAGAGGTGCTTGAAATTATTCTCGACTATCCGGAGGCATCAAGAAGCATACCCAAGTCCATGGAAGACCACGGCCACAAGGTACTGAAGGTTGAAAAGATCAATGACACAGACTGGGTAATTGTTATAAGAAAGGAGAGGGAGTGATGGAACTTAACGACGAGCAGATACATCGTTACAGCAGACATATTATTTTACCTGAGGTTGGAGGCAAGGGACAGAAGAAACTGCTCTCGGCAAGGGTCATCCTGGTTGGCGCCGGGGGGCTCGGGTGTCCGGTGGGTTATTACCTTGCTGCAGCCGGTGTGGGGACTATAGGAATAATAGACAACGACACTATCGAACTGAGCAATCTGCAGCGCCAGATCGCCCACAATACAGAGCGTGTCGGCATGCATAAGACCGACTCGGCAAAGAAGACATTCGAGGCACTTAACCCGGACGTTAATGTGATTGCAATAAAGGAGAGAATTACAAAGGATAATATCCTTGACCTTATAAAGGATTATGATATTGTAGTAGACGGCAGTGACAACTTTCCCACAAGATACCTTGTAAACGACGCCTGTGTCCTCTCCGGCAAACCGTTGGTGAGTGGTGCAATCCTGAGATTTGAAGGCCAGGTAACTACAATCCTGCCTAAAGAGGGACACTGCTACAGGTGTCTGTTTGAGGAGCCACCTCCTCCGGGGCTTGTCCCGTCATGTCAGGAGGCAGGGGTTTTGGGGGCGCTTCCAGGTGTTATAGGCGGATTGCAGGCCATGGAGGTGCTGAAGCTGATACTCGGAAGGGGAGAGCCACTAAAAAACCGGCTACTCATCTACGATGCCTTAAAAACATCCTTCAGAAAGGTCAAGATACCCAAGAATCCTGCATGTCCTGTATGTGGAGAAAACCCTACAATTACAGAGCTTCATGATTATGAGGCTGAATACTGTCAGATGAGGTTTTAAAAAGGTCTGCTTTAGTCACAGAGGGGGAAACGGAGTGGACAGCATTGAAAGCGGTCCCGGAGTAGAGGGAGACAGAGTGCCTTCAAAAGTCTTTTTTGCACCTGCAAGGGTTACGAAGTGGAAATATGACGACAGTATGCCCGGAAAGCTTCAACGCCTCCTAAAAACCTTTAATCTGTCTGCAGTATTTGACAGAGACGAGTGGGTAGCAATAAAAACACACTTTGGTTCCCCGGGTGCTCACCGGATTGTCAGGCCTGTCTTTCTGAGCAGGGTCGTTGACGCAGTAAATGAAGTGGGGGCAAACCCCTTTGTCACAGACACGGTAAGGATCAGGGGACTTGAATACCTGAAGGTGGCAAATTCAAACGGAATAAACCATCTCTCGGTCGGAGCCCCTATAATACTTGCTGACGGACTCTTCGGCAATGACAATATCATATTGCCCGCAGGTGAAATTCTCGGCAGGATTGCCGTGGCCTCGGCAATACATGATGCAACGGCCATGGTGGTCTGCTCCCATGTAAAGGGACATATAAATGCCGGATATGCCGGGGCATTAAAGAATATGGCCATGGGTGGTGTAAGTTCCTCTCACAGAGAGTGCGGATGGAAATGCGGCAGGGGATCCATGCATACCATCGGAGAGGGAGAACTTACATGGGATATGGAACTCTGCAACTACTGCATGCAGTGTGTGGAGCTCTGTCCCCTTGAATTGATCGCATTCAAAGATAAAAAACTCAGGTGGGACAAGGAGCACTGCTGGAGATGCGGCCGTTGTGAAAGGGCTTGTCAGACAGGCGCCATCCACTTGCCGGGAGATGACGAAAGGTTCATGAAGTCCCTGGCAGAGGCTGCCATGGTTGTACTTAAAACCTTCAGGCCCGACAAGATAATCTACATAAACTTCCTCACAGAGATTCAGCCTGAATGTGACTGTATGCCGGCGGCTGATGTACCTGTTGTGCAGGATATCGGCATATTGTTAAGCAACGACATAGTTGCAATTGAACAGGCCTCCATTGACCTTGTTCTGAAAGAAAAACACCTGCCGTCCTCCATGGCTGAAGGAGTGGATGAAGAGGGCGATATATTTAAAGGGCTACACAGCAAGCCCTATGAGCTACAGGTATCGGAGGCTGAGCGTCTCGGCCTTGGCAGCAGACAATACGAGTTAGTCACTGTTTAATTAAGTAAGGCTCACCATCCTGTTAATCTGCAAAGAAAGGAAAAATACATGTTGATAGAAGAGCGGCTCAGGGAACTTGAAATCGAACTCCCTGAAGCACCCTCCCCCCTCGGCTCTTACACCCCTGCCCTGAAGACCGGAAATCTGCTCTTTCTCAGTGGAATATTACCCCTGAAAGACGGGACTCTGATTGCAGAGGGTATCGTTGGCAGGGATGTTGATATTGATACTGCCGGAGAGGCAGCACGCCGGATAGTGGTTAATGCCCTGTCAATCGTCAAGGAGACCTGCGGTCTCGAAAATATCAGCAGGTGCATCAGGCTGAACGGTTATGTTGCTTCAGGGACAGACTTCCATGAACAGCCCGCGGTACTGAATGCAGCCTCTGACCTTCTCAGGGAGATATTCGGGGAAAGGGGTATTCACACAAGAACAGCCGTAGGTGTTGCTGTCCTGCCGATGAATGCACCTGTAGAGATAGATTTTATTTTTGAGGTGAGACCAATAACAGACGGGCAAACAACAGACGGGCAATTACAAAAAAGGATAGGGCAACCACAGGGGGGTGCCCCTACCGGGATTGTGCAATGAAATACAATCCCGACATCCATCACCGCCGTTCCATTCGATTGAAAGGGTACGATTATTCACAGGCGGGATTATATTTCATAACCTTTTGCACACAAAACCGATTGTGTTTGTTCGGGGAGATTGAAAAAGGAGAAATGATTTTAAATGATGCGGGCATAATGATAAAAACCGTATGGCATGAAATACCGGAATATTATAATGAATTCAATGTTCATGAATTTATTGTTATGCCAAATCATGTTCATGGAATCATTCAAATCATATCCAATCCCGTAGGGGCTGGCCCCCGTGCCTGCCCTATCTGTTGCCACCCTATCTGTGCCTGTCCTACCCCTACCCGCCCTATCAATGAATTTCGACAAACAAACGGGCAATCAACAACGAATGGTCGACAGACAACGAATGGGCAACCACAGGGGGATGCCCCTACGATGTCGTTATCAGATATTATACATCGGGTTAAAACATTAACCACAAAACGGTATACGGACGGCGTTAAAAATAATGATTGGCCTCGGTTTAACAAAAAATTATGGCAACGCGATTATTACGAGCATATTATCCGTGATGAAAAATCATATTATCAGATATCAGAGTACATACAAACCAATTCTCTGAAGTGGCAGGATGACGAATATTATGCATAAAATCACGAAACCCGTAGGGGCCGGCCCCCGTGCCTGCCCTATGTCTTGCCCAACCCATGCCTGCCCTGACATTGATGAACATCAAGAACAGATGAACATCAAGAACAGCGGGCAACCACAGGGGGTTGCCCCTACATTATTATCCTGAATCATGCAAAAACCTTCGCCCATAGACAGTCAAACCTGATTTCTGCCATATCTGTTATAATATTGATTCCATGCCTAAACCTGTAATCGCAATAATCGGAAGGCCCAATGTGGGCAAATCCACACTATTTAACAGAATGACCCGCACACACAAGGCCATAGTTGAAGACATACCTGGTGTCACGAGGGACAGGATTTATGAGGAGGCCACTTATGACGAGAGGGAATTTATCGTCATAGATACCGGCGGCCTCTTCCCTGAGACAGATGAGGAAATTCTGATTCAGACCAGACAGCAGGCCATGTTTGCCGTAGAAGAGGCTGACCTTATAGTGTTACTCCTTGACGGCAAAGAAGGCCTTACAGAAGTGGACAGGCAGATTGTCAATATGATGAGACCTGTAAGAAAAAAGGTCCTCTATGTGGTCAACAAAATAGACGCACGCAACAGGGAGGACAGGCTATTTGACTTCTATTCCCTCGGGGTCGATGAACTGATTCCTTTATCAGCAGCTACTGGATACGGTTTTGCTGAATTCATGGAAAAAGTCCTTGAAAACCTGCCCGAAAAAGAGGCTACCGAAAAGGCCGCTGAGGGCCTGCCGGGAATTGCCATTGTGGGAAAACCGAATGTTGGAAAGTCCACCTTTGTTAACTCCATGCTTGGAAAGGAGCGAATGATTGTAAGTAGTGAACCAGGGACTACACGGGATTCCGTTGACAGTATCTGCAAATATTACGGAAAAGAATACGTCATCATTGATACAGCAGGACTACGCCGTAAATCAAAGATAGCAGACTACTCGCTGGAGAAATTCATGATTATCAGGGTGGTCAGGAGTATCGAAAGGGCTGATGTTGTACTCCTGCTCATAGACGCCCGCGAAGGTATATCAGAGCAGGACCAGAAGATAGCAGCATTGATCAGCAGATATGGAAAAGGACTTGTCCTGCTCTTTAACAAGTGGGACCTCATTGAAGACCCCGACAAGAGGTACAAGGAACTCCTGAGGGAGGTCCACTGGAAACTGCGCTTTGTTGAATATGCCCCTGTCCTGACAATATCCGGACTCTCACACAAGAGGATTACAAAGGTCTTTTCCATGGTTGATGAGATTATAAGCGAACGGAAAAAGCGTATATCCACCTCAGCCCTGAACAAATTCGTCTCGGAGATAGCCCAGTTACTCCCAACACATAAGGGTAAAAAGACAAAAATATTCTACATGACCCAGACAGACATCGAGCCACCGACTTTCGTCCTGTTTGTAAACTATCCCCAGGTCTTCAAACCGGAACATGTAAGGTTCATAGAAAGACTCATACGGCAGAAGTATACCTTTAAAGGTACCCCCGTAAGGGTCTTCATCCGTCAAAGGAGCAAATGAAATAAACCTTACCCTTTCCGCAGCAGTGAGATCTCAGAACAGCGCATAAATAAACGGTGCCATGGCTGAGCAAGGATTATATCCTTATACCTGGGTTCTCCATAAGAAGCCAGCCCCATTACCTTGTATTCACCGGAATTAATCTTGAAACCCGTGTAGTAAGTGAAGGCAGAATAAAAGAGGCCCGGCGACTATTGCTTGACATGGTCTCATATCAGGGGTTAACATAAAACATAGTCCATGATAGAACTTATAGGCAAAAACGTATTAGTAGAGGCAAACGGGATAACCTATACCGGCAAACTCGTAGAGATAAGCGAAACTGAGGTACACCTTGAGACAGAGCTTGGATGGGTGACACTTATGACGGAACATGTGGTTAATATCAGGGAGGCAGAAGAAGGGGAAGACTTGGAGGGAAAGGCTTGGAGTGATGGAGTTGCAGGCTTGGAGTGATGGAGTGGAGACCACTATCCCATGTTTTTTTCAATCGTCAATAATTCAATACTTCAATAGTCAACCTAAAGGTCCCCAAAAAGAAACTGCAAAAGTGCTGCTCCCACTATTGAGGCCGTCTCAGCCCTCAATATCCGTTTGCCAAGCCCCGCGCTGATAAATCCGGACTCTTTTGCTCCCTGAACCTCCTTATCAGTAAAACCACCCTCGGGCCCTACCATGTAATAGACAAAGGAGCTGGAAATTGAAGATGGCGGGTTGAAGCCTTTCTTCTCACTTTCAGAAAAGATAATCCTGAGTGATTCATCCTCCAGACTGTCAAACACATCCTTCATTTTGCAGACATCGTGAATCACCGGAACCAGCAGCCTTCCCGACTGTCTGGTCGCCTCTTCTGCCACTCTCTTCCAGTGTTCAAGCTTTCGGCTGAACCTGACCTGTGACCTCTCGGTCACCACAGGGAATATCTCTCTTACACCCAGCTCAGTCGCCTTCTGTATCACAAGGTCCATTCTGTCTCCTTTCAAAAGGCCCTGAATCAGCACAAGGTGCAACGGAGACTCTGTATCCATGGGGCATCTACCCAGGACCTCAAGCAGGATTTGTTTTTTTCCCATCTCCCGCACACAGGTCTTTAAAGCAAGCCCATGACCGTCCAGGACTATAACCTCATCATCCCTTGAGACCCTGAGTACATCCCTGAGGTATTTCAGGTTTTGATCTGTGACAGCCAAATCTCTGTCATCCGGGTTTATTGAAGGAAGGATTATACGAGGCATGACATACTATTTTGATTCGCGGCTAAGTGAAAAACTCCTTTAACTTCTCCATAAACCCACTCTGAACCTCATCACCGCTTAAACTTGCAAACTCTTCAAGGAGTTCCTTTTGTCTTTTGGTGAGTTTTTTCGGTACATCAATATAGATTCTGACTATCTGATTGCCCTTTGAGTAACCTCCGAGCTTTGGCACTCCACGCCCCTTAAGGACAAACTCCTTTCCCGAAGGTGTGTGCGGAGGGATTTTAATCTTCTCGTTACCATAAAGCGTTGGCACCTCAATCTCCGCCCCAAGGACTGCCTGTGTGAAACTAACGGGGACATCGCAATAAAGATTCAGCCCCTCCCGTTTAAAGAATTTATGAGGTTTAACGGTAATAACTATATAAAGATCACCTGATGGACCACCATTGGTGCCGGGTTCTCCTTCTCCTGACATCCTGAGCCGTGAACCTGTATCAACACCGGGAGGCACCTTGACAGACAAAACCCTGAACTTCCTGACCCTGCCGTCTCCACCGCATTCCGAACACGGAGTTGTGATGAACTGTCCAGTCCCTCCACACCTGCTGCACGTCCTTGTTACTGAAAAGAAACCCTGCTGAAACCTTCTCTGACCTGCTCCGTTACAATCAGGACATGTTACGGGACCATGCCCCGGCTTGGCACCGGAACCTCCGCAGACCCCGCAGATTTCCCAGCTCGGCAGCTTGAGTTCTTTTTCAACACCCCTGACAGCCTCCTCAAGGGCAAGAGTAAGGTCATATCTCAGGTCAGCGCCCTTGGTTGCCCTGGCCCTGCCCTGCCCTGCAAAAGTCCCGAAAAAATCCCCGAATATATCCTCAAATATATCCGAAAAATTTGAATTAAAGGGCCCAAAACCGGCACCACCGCCGCCCATTCCTTCAGCAGACCCAAAACGGTCATAATTAGAGCGCTTCTCGGGATCACTCAGGCAGGCATAGGCCTCATTGATCTCCTTAAACTTGTCTTCTGCATCCTTGTTTTCCGGATTCCTGTCAGGATGGTACTTCATTGCAAGCCTTCTAAAGGCCTTTTTCATCTCACCATCTGTAGCATCCCGGTTTACGCCCAGTATTCTGTAATAATCTTTCATATGTATTAATGTATGTTCAGGTATCGGGTTTTAGGTGACAGGTTCTAAACCTGCCACCTGTTATCCATTACCAGTACCTACGATTTGTCCTTATCAACGTCTTCAAACTCTGCCTCAACTACGTCTTCCTCAGCAGGCTTACTACCATCACTCTTTTCCTCAGAAGCGCCACCAGCCTCCTGCTGTGCCTGGGCACCCTTATAGAGGTGTTCTGCAAGCTTATAGGAAGACTGTGTCAGCCGCTCAATGGCCGCCTTTATCTCTGATGCATCAGTGCTTGTATCCTTGACTTTCCTGCAGTTTTCGAGGGCCTCTTCGATCTCCTTCCTCTCTTCCTCTGAAATCTTGTCCCCATAATCCTTCAAGGACTTTTCCACGCTGTAAACAAGATTATCCGCCTCATTTTTTGCCTCTGCAAGCGTTTTCTTCTTCCTGTCCTCCTCAGCATGTTCTTCAGCGTCACGGGCCATCTTTTTTATCTCTTCCTCAGTAAGACCACTTGATGCAGTTATCCTTATAGACTGCTCCTTGCCTGTACCAAGATCCTTGGCAGAGACATGAAGTATGCCGTTTGCATCAATGTCAAAGGTAACCTCGATTTGTGGCACCCCTCTTGGCGCTGGAGGAATTCCCACAAGCTCAAATACCCCAAGGACTTTATTATCTGCAGCCATCTCCCTTTCACCCTGGAAGATCTTTATGGTTACAGCCGGTTGATTATCGGTTGCAGTTGAAAATATCTGACTCTTCTTGGTGGGAATTGTGGTATTCCTCTCGATTATCTTTGTAAAAACCC includes:
- a CDS encoding homoserine dehydrogenase, which gives rise to MINVGIIGFGTVGTGTAKILLENKDVIEEKTGLQINLQSIADLDIKRDRGVKIPEGILTREISDVIDNPDIHVVVELIGGIQPAKDFILRALRNGKHVVTANKALLATEGREIFEEAEKNSVSVGLEAAVAGGIPIIKVLKESLVANRILSIYGIINGTSNYILTKMTEDGIDFSDALKEAQSLGYAETDPTLDIEGFDTAHKLTIISSLAFGIPLSYEKIHIEGITRLTLQDIEFAGELGYKIKLLAITKSVNGEVELRVHPTMIPEKYLISRVDGVLNAVYVMGDAVGETLYYGRGAGDMPTGSAVVSDIVDIARDIKNKGVSSHGIEFIGKRSDLKIKAIGDIESMYYFRFTALDRPGVLSRISGILGEYNIGIAAVIQKGRRAGAAVPLVVLTHKARERDVQKALQEIDRLDVVADRTAFIRVEGEETEGLND
- a CDS encoding sulfurtransferase TusA family protein codes for the protein MEEIKPDKTINIKGLVCPYTFVKSKLAIEDMEVGEVLEIILDYPEASRSIPKSMEDHGHKVLKVEKINDTDWVIVIRKERE
- the moeB gene encoding molybdopterin-synthase adenylyltransferase MoeB — encoded protein: MELNDEQIHRYSRHIILPEVGGKGQKKLLSARVILVGAGGLGCPVGYYLAAAGVGTIGIIDNDTIELSNLQRQIAHNTERVGMHKTDSAKKTFEALNPDVNVIAIKERITKDNILDLIKDYDIVVDGSDNFPTRYLVNDACVLSGKPLVSGAILRFEGQVTTILPKEGHCYRCLFEEPPPPGLVPSCQEAGVLGALPGVIGGLQAMEVLKLILGRGEPLKNRLLIYDALKTSFRKVKIPKNPACPVCGENPTITELHDYEAEYCQMRF
- a CDS encoding DUF362 domain-containing protein, which codes for MDSIESGPGVEGDRVPSKVFFAPARVTKWKYDDSMPGKLQRLLKTFNLSAVFDRDEWVAIKTHFGSPGAHRIVRPVFLSRVVDAVNEVGANPFVTDTVRIRGLEYLKVANSNGINHLSVGAPIILADGLFGNDNIILPAGEILGRIAVASAIHDATAMVVCSHVKGHINAGYAGALKNMAMGGVSSSHRECGWKCGRGSMHTIGEGELTWDMELCNYCMQCVELCPLELIAFKDKKLRWDKEHCWRCGRCERACQTGAIHLPGDDERFMKSLAEAAMVVLKTFRPDKIIYINFLTEIQPECDCMPAADVPVVQDIGILLSNDIVAIEQASIDLVLKEKHLPSSMAEGVDEEGDIFKGLHSKPYELQVSEAERLGLGSRQYELVTV
- a CDS encoding RidA family protein → MLIEERLRELEIELPEAPSPLGSYTPALKTGNLLFLSGILPLKDGTLIAEGIVGRDVDIDTAGEAARRIVVNALSIVKETCGLENISRCIRLNGYVASGTDFHEQPAVLNAASDLLREIFGERGIHTRTAVGVAVLPMNAPVEIDFIFEVRPITDGQTTDGQLQKRIGQPQGGAPTGIVQ
- a CDS encoding transposase, whose amino-acid sequence is MKYNPDIHHRRSIRLKGYDYSQAGLYFITFCTQNRLCLFGEIEKGEMILNDAGIMIKTVWHEIPEYYNEFNVHEFIVMPNHVHGIIQIISNPVGAGPRACPICCHPICACPTPTRPINEFRQTNGQSTTNGRQTTNGQPQGDAPTMSLSDIIHRVKTLTTKRYTDGVKNNDWPRFNKKLWQRDYYEHIIRDEKSYYQISEYIQTNSLKWQDDEYYA
- the der gene encoding ribosome biogenesis GTPase Der codes for the protein MPKPVIAIIGRPNVGKSTLFNRMTRTHKAIVEDIPGVTRDRIYEEATYDEREFIVIDTGGLFPETDEEILIQTRQQAMFAVEEADLIVLLLDGKEGLTEVDRQIVNMMRPVRKKVLYVVNKIDARNREDRLFDFYSLGVDELIPLSAATGYGFAEFMEKVLENLPEKEATEKAAEGLPGIAIVGKPNVGKSTFVNSMLGKERMIVSSEPGTTRDSVDSICKYYGKEYVIIDTAGLRRKSKIADYSLEKFMIIRVVRSIERADVVLLLIDAREGISEQDQKIAALISRYGKGLVLLFNKWDLIEDPDKRYKELLREVHWKLRFVEYAPVLTISGLSHKRITKVFSMVDEIISERKKRISTSALNKFVSEIAQLLPTHKGKKTKIFYMTQTDIEPPTFVLFVNYPQVFKPEHVRFIERLIRQKYTFKGTPVRVFIRQRSK
- a CDS encoding 16S rRNA (uracil(1498)-N(3))-methyltransferase translates to MPRIILPSINPDDRDLAVTDQNLKYLRDVLRVSRDDEVIVLDGHGLALKTCVREMGKKQILLEVLGRCPMDTESPLHLVLIQGLLKGDRMDLVIQKATELGVREIFPVVTERSQVRFSRKLEHWKRVAEEATRQSGRLLVPVIHDVCKMKDVFDSLEDESLRIIFSESEKKGFNPPSSISSSFVYYMVGPEGGFTDKEVQGAKESGFISAGLGKRILRAETASIVGAALLQFLFGDL
- the dnaJ gene encoding molecular chaperone DnaJ, translated to MKDYYRILGVNRDATDGEMKKAFRRLAMKYHPDRNPENKDAEDKFKEINEAYACLSDPEKRSNYDRFGSAEGMGGGGAGFGPFNSNFSDIFEDIFGDFFGTFAGQGRARATKGADLRYDLTLALEEAVRGVEKELKLPSWEICGVCGGSGAKPGHGPVTCPDCNGAGQRRFQQGFFSVTRTCSRCGGTGQFITTPCSECGGDGRVRKFRVLSVKVPPGVDTGSRLRMSGEGEPGTNGGPSGDLYIVITVKPHKFFKREGLNLYCDVPVSFTQAVLGAEIEVPTLYGNEKIKIPPHTPSGKEFVLKGRGVPKLGGYSKGNQIVRIYIDVPKKLTKRQKELLEEFASLSGDEVQSGFMEKLKEFFT